The DNA region CTGTACCGGCTGCGGCCGGACCTGGTGCGGTCGCTGCTGATGGTGGACACGTACGCCGGATGGAAGGGCTCACTGCCGCCGGAGGAGGTCGCGGCGCGGGTCGCCGGCGCGCGGCGGATGCTCGCGGCGCCCCGCGAGGAGTTCGACCCGACCCTGCCGGGCCTCTACGCCGACGGCCCGCCGGAACGGTTCGCGGCAGTGCTCGACGCCATGAACCGGGACGTGCGGCCGGAGACCATGGGCGCCCAGCTCTCCCTGATGGCCGAGGCCGACGAGACCGACCTGCTCCCCCGGATCACGGTGCCGACCCTCCTCCTGTGGGGCGAACGCGACGCCCGCTCCCCCCTGGACATCGCCCACGCCTTCCAGGCCGCGATCCCCCACGCCGACCTGGTGGTCATCCCGCAGGTCGGACACATGAGCAACCTGGAGGCCCCGGAGGCCTTCACGACGGCGGTCCGCGCCTTCTGCCGCGCGCACGCCCCGGGCGCGGCGCCGCCCGGGGCGGTCGGCTCTGCCGGCTGATCAGGCGGTTTCGTCCAGGAGGGCGGCCAGGCCGTCCAGAACGTGCGGCCAGCCTTCGCCCATGCCCTCGATCGCCTTGCGGCCCATGGGGGAGTCGAGGTCGAAGCCCGCGTGGGTGAGGAAGAGGCGGGTGCCGCGGCCCTCGGGGGTGAGGCGCCAGGTGATGGTGGTGTCGAGGGTGCCCTTGGCGAAGCGGTAGGCGAGGAGGCGTTCGGGGTCGACGTCGGTGACCTCGCAGGGCTGGAGGCCCCAGTTCCCCATGTCGAGGGTGAAGCGGTGGCCGACGACCGGCTTGACGTCGCCGGCCGCCCACCAGCGGGCGTGCAGCGCCGGGTCGGTGAGGGCGGCCCAGACCGCGGCGGGCGGGTGCGGCAGGAACCGCGCGAGCTCGATGGTGTCGGTGGCGGGCTTGTCGGTCATGGGTGGTTCTCCTCGTCCAGCAGGTCGGCCAGGGCGTCCAGGCGCTGTTTCCAGTAGTGCTCGAAGGGGTGCAGCCAGTCGCTGACCTCTTCGAGGCCCGCCGCCCTCAGGTGGTAGTAGCGGTGCCGGCCGCGCGGCTCCTCGCGGACCAGGCCGGCGGCCTTGAGGACCGCCAGGTGTTCGGAGACGGCGGGGCGGCCGAGCTCGAAGAGCCCGGCGAGCTCGCCGGTGGAGCGGGGCCCCGTGCGGAGGGCTTCCAGCAGTCTGCGGCGCACCGGACTGGCCAGCACGCCGAACACGTCGGTGGGCATGCCGCCACGATACGTCGGGATTCTCCGACGCGTCAAAGATTTCCGACGCGTCGGGTGCCGAGGCGGGGGTGTGCGGGCGGGCACGCTCCGCCACACTGGGCGGTATGCCCGACAAGCGCAGCGCCGGACTCCTGCTCTTCCGCCGCACCCCGGACGGCGGCGGCCCGCAGGTGCTCATCGGCCACATGGGCGGCCCGTTCTGGGCCGCGCGTTCCGAGGCCGCCTGGTCGATCCCCAAGGGCGAGTACGAGTCCGACGAGGCACCCGAGGACGCGGCGCGCCGGGAGTTCGCCGAGGAGCTGGGGCTGCCCGCGCCGGACGGCGCGTGGCTCGCGCTCGGCGAGAACCGGCAGCGCAACGGAAAGCTCGTCACCGTCTGGGCGGTGGAGGCGGATCTCGATCCGGAGCGGGTGGTGCCGGGGACCTTCACCATGGAGTGGCCGCGCGGTTCGGGCGTGCTGACGGAGTTCCCGGAGATCGACCGGGTCGGCTGGTTCGGCCTCACCGAGGCGGAACCGCTCCTGGTGGCCGGGCAACGGGTGTTCCTCGAACGGCTCGCCGCGCACCTCGCCGGGACCTGATCGGGCGGGCGCCGCGGGCCGCTTCACCCCGATTGTCAGACCCGTGCGAGAGGGTGGGATGAGACAGCCTCAGACCGTCGAGAGGGAGCCCGACATGACGCCCGTCACCGGCCGCGAGCGCGCGGCAGCGCAGGCCTATCTCCGGCTGCTCGAGTCCACCCAGGCCGTGCTCTCCGACCCGCGGCTCGAGCCGTACGCGGCGGCGATGCTGACCCACCCGATGGCGGAGGCCGACGCGGCGCTGCGGGACGCGGGCCTCGCGGGGAACGAGGCGCATCTGCTGCGCCTGGTCGCGGCCTTGCGGGCCTCCCCCGCCGCGGAGCGGGGAAGGACCGCGTAAGGGCCCCGGCCGGTCAGCCGAGCCGGACGGGCAGGGCGCGCACGCTGTTGCCGACGAAGCTCGCGTGCCGGGTCAGTTCGGCCTCGGGGACCGCGAGGGCGAGGTCCGGGAAGCGGGTGAAGAGCGCCTCCAGGGCGAGGGTGGCCTCCATACGGGCGAGCGGCGCGCCCAGGCAGTAGTGCGGCCCGTGCCCGAGCGAGAGGTGCTTGACGGACTGGCCGCGGGTGACGTCGAAGCGGTCGGCGTCGGGGCCGTACGCCTGGGGGTCGCGGCCCGCCGCCGAGTAGCCGGCGAGCACCGGGGTGCCGCGGGGGATCAGGGTGCCGTCGACGACGAGGTCGCGGACGGGATAGCGGAACGGGAAGTAGCTGACCGGGCTGTCCCAGCGCAGGGTCTCCTCGACCACGTCGGCCCACTCCGCGCGGCCCTCCCGGACGTGCGCGAGCTGCTCGGGGTGCGCGCACAGGGCGCGTACGGCGTTGGTGACGAGGTTCAGGGTGGTCTCGTGGCCCGCGATGATCAGCAGCACCAGGGTGCCGATCAGCTCGGCCTGGTCGAGCCGGTCACCGCCCTCGTCGCGGGCCGCGATCAGACCGCTGATGAGGTCGTCGCCGGGGGCGGCGGCCTTGTCGGCGGCGAGGGCGGCGAGCAGTCCGACCAGTTCGCGGTTGGCGGCGACGGCCTGCTCGGGGCCGATGTCGGTGGCGACCACCTGGCTGGAGAGGTGGTGCAGCCGGTCCTGGTGCTCCTCGGCCACGCCGAGGAGTTCGCAGATGACGCCGAGCGGCAGCGGCAGGGCGTAGTGGCGGCGCAGGTCGGCGACGCCGTCGCCGCCGCGGGCCGCCGCGTCGAGTCCGTCGAGCAGGGTGGCGGTCACGGCCTGGACGCGCGGGCGCAGTTCCTCGATCCGGCGCGGGGTGAAGGCCTTGCTGACCAGGGAGCGCAGCCGCCGGTGGTCGGCGTCGTCGGCGGTGGTCATGCCCTGCACGGTGGCGAAGGTGCGCAGCGGCCAGCCCTCGGGTATGCGGCCCTCGGCGAGCGCGGTGAAGTGCCGGGCGCCCTTGGCGACGTCGGGGTGGGAGACGAAGTCGCGCAGGGCGTCGTGGCCGAGCACCGCCATGCCCTCGATGCCGCCGGGGAGCAGCACGGGGGTCACCGCGCCCTGGGCGAGCAGCCGGGCGTTGTCCGCGTGCGGGCAGCCGCCGGCCGGGTCCAGGCGGTGCGGCGGTCTGCCGCCGGCGGCGGCGTGCGGGGTGTTCACGGGCGGGGCACTCCTGACTGCGGAAGCGGGACCGGACGGTCGTGGCCCGGTCCGGTCACGAACGGTCAGATCCTAGGCTCAACCCGACGGAATACGTATGGAGTTGTACGGTCCTGCACCGACACCGACCCGGTCGCCGCCCGGCGTCGGCCCCGCGGCCGCACCGCGCCCGCACTGCGCCCACCCCTGCCCCCCCGGTGCCCGTCCGTCAGGGCACCGGCTCCTCCACCGGGCCGCCGCGCGGCCGGGTGCGGCGGCCGTGGAGGGCGGCGAGGCCGCGCCGGGTGGCGGCCACCACGACCCGGTCGCCGGGGCCGAGGGCCCGGTCGCCGGGGAGCTCCGGGAGTGCGGCGTAGCGCGAGCGGTCCAGTGGCACACCCGCGTCGCCGCGCGCGATGACCCGCCAGGCGCCCGGCTCGAACGCCTCGGCCGGGGTGCGGCCCTGGAGCAGCGGGTGGTCGGCGACGTCGAGCGCGGCGAACAGCAGCACCCGCCGCTCGACGGGGATGGCGCCGAGCACCTGGCGGCCCATCATCGCCCCGGCGAACGCGGGCGCGGAGAGGTGGGAGACGCTGCGGCTGCGGGTGAGGGCGCCGGGGTGGACGGTGCGCAGGGTGCGGTAGACGGCGGTGGCGAAGTCGTCGTCGTAGAGGCGGAGCGCCACCCGCAGGCCGGGGCTGACGGAGCGGGCGTGCAGCGCGGCCTCCAGATTGGTGATGTCGACGCTGGTGAGGGCGAGCAGGGCGCGGGCGCGGTGGATCCGGGCGGCCTCCAGGACGCCTTCCTCGGTGACGTCGCCGAGCACGATCGGCACCCGCAGCCGGCGGGCGAGCGCGAGGCCGCGGGCCTCGGGGTCGGCCTCGACGCAGACCACCGGGATGTTCATGCGGCGGAGCCGGGCGAGCACCCGGGTGCCGACCTTGCCGAGGCCGAGCAGCACCACGTGTCCGGAGAGGCCGCGGGGCGGGCGGCGCAGGGTGGTGGCACTGCGCAGCGTGCCGAAGGCCTCCAGGAGCGCGGCGATCACCACGGGCAGCAGGAGCAGTCCGACGAATCCGGCGAGGATCTGGAGGAGTTGGCGGCTGGTGGGCTCGTCGACGGCCGGGTCGCCGATGGCGAAGACGTCGAGGAGGATCAGATAGGCCGCGTGCAGCGGGTGGTCGCCGGTGGTGAAGGTGGAGGCCACGGTCAGGGCGAGGACCGCGGCGACGACCCCGGCGAGCGACCAGCGCAGCCGCCGCGAGAACAGCGAGCCGACCGGAAGGCCGGACCCGCCGAGCCAGCCGGTGGTCTGCGCGGGCCCCTCGTAACGCACCGTCTCGAGCGCGACGATGCCGCGCCCGGTGGCGGCGGCGACCTCGGCGTCCCCGGGCAGCAGCCTCGGTCCCTGCGGCCCGCTGCGCTCGGAGCCCTCGCAGCCGGCCGGGTCGCTGGCCGTCGAGGAGAGCAGCGCGAGGGTGCACAGGCCGGGGTCGGCGACCTCTCCGGGCGCGGACGGGGTGCGGTCGACGGCGTGCAGGAGGAGTCCGCCCGCCTGGATGATCTTCTTGCTGCCGGCCACGGCGGTCGCCGCGAGCGCGGGCGCGGCGGTGTCCGCGTCCGAGAGCACGGTGGTGGTGGCGTCCGGCTTCTCGGGGTCGAGGCCGGGCTCGGCCACGGCCGCCGCCTGGTCGAGCAGGGTGGCCAGGTGCTGGCCGAGGCGCCGGTTGTAGAGCCGGATGACCAGGCGCAGGCGCGGGTTGAGCCGGCGGGCGGTGAGCGCGGCGCGGATGTTGCGCTCGTCGTCCTCGAAGACCAGGGCGAGCGCCGCGGCCCGCTCGACGCCCGCGTCGAGCAGGGCGGTGTCGTCGATCTCCGCGGTCTCCACGACCCGGATCGGCGGAACGTCCGGCGTTTCACCGGCCGCGCTCGCCGCCGGCGGGACCGCGGTGCGGGTGACGGCCGCGGTGACCCGCCCGAAGAGGGCCATCGCCCGTCCGGTGCGCCCGACGGGCCGGTCGGGCGCGTCGCCGGGGCCCGGCACGAGCAGGGTGACCCGCGCGTCGTACATCTCGTGGAGTTCGGCCGACAGCCGGTGGGCGAGGACGTCGTCGCCGCAGACGATCATGTGATCGGCGGGCGCCGGGGCACCGCCGGGGGCAACGGGCCTGCTCTGGTACGGGAGTGAGGACACGTCACCAGGATGCCCTGCCGCACCGACAGCCCGGCCGGCCGGGCGCACCGCACCCTCACCGGACCGCCCCGATCCGGCGCCGCCGTCCGACACGCCGCGCTACGCCGGTCGGCGCACTCCGTCCTGCGCACACGGGGCGGTGTTCCTACGGTGGCTGAATGATCGTCACGCCAGCTGTCCGTCATACCGCCGCCGGTGCCGCGGCGCTGCTGCTCGCCCTGCCGGTCCCGTACGCCCCGGCGGCCCTCGCCGCACCGGTCAATGCGCCGGTCAATACGCCGGTCACCACACCGGTCACCGCGCCGCTCGACGCCTCGGGCCGGGTCGCCGAGCCCACCCCGCCGGCCCGGCACTTCGTCGATCCGGCGCGGCTCGGGCGCCCCGGCACCCAGGTGCAGACGCTGCGGGGCGCGCCGGCGGTGCCGTCCCTGAGCGCGCTCTCCTGGGTGGTGGCGGACGCCTCAACGGGTGATGTCCTGGCGGCCCGCAACGCGCACAAGCCGCTGCCGCCGGCCAGCACCCTGAAGACGCTGTTCGCGCTCACGGCGCTGCCCGGTCACGACCCCGACGAGCGGCACCTGGTCAGCGACGCCGAGCTGACCGGCATCGGCGAGGGCAGCAGCCTGGTGGGGCTGAAGGAGGGCTACACCTACA from Streptomyces fradiae includes:
- a CDS encoding cytochrome P450; its protein translation is MNTPHAAAGGRPPHRLDPAGGCPHADNARLLAQGAVTPVLLPGGIEGMAVLGHDALRDFVSHPDVAKGARHFTALAEGRIPEGWPLRTFATVQGMTTADDADHRRLRSLVSKAFTPRRIEELRPRVQAVTATLLDGLDAAARGGDGVADLRRHYALPLPLGVICELLGVAEEHQDRLHHLSSQVVATDIGPEQAVAANRELVGLLAALAADKAAAPGDDLISGLIAARDEGGDRLDQAELIGTLVLLIIAGHETTLNLVTNAVRALCAHPEQLAHVREGRAEWADVVEETLRWDSPVSYFPFRYPVRDLVVDGTLIPRGTPVLAGYSAAGRDPQAYGPDADRFDVTRGQSVKHLSLGHGPHYCLGAPLARMEATLALEALFTRFPDLALAVPEAELTRHASFVGNSVRALPVRLG
- a CDS encoding alpha/beta fold hydrolase, producing the protein MAVVRTGGVDVVYARAGRGPLLVLAHGAGLDGRMWQPQVEALADEFTVVAWDEPGSGRSGDLPAGFGLADFARALAAVIEDVGLGPAQVAGLSWGGTVVLELYRLRPDLVRSLLMVDTYAGWKGSLPPEEVAARVAGARRMLAAPREEFDPTLPGLYADGPPERFAAVLDAMNRDVRPETMGAQLSLMAEADETDLLPRITVPTLLLWGERDARSPLDIAHAFQAAIPHADLVVIPQVGHMSNLEAPEAFTTAVRAFCRAHAPGAAPPGAVGSAG
- a CDS encoding SRPBCC domain-containing protein, with the protein product MTDKPATDTIELARFLPHPPAAVWAALTDPALHARWWAAGDVKPVVGHRFTLDMGNWGLQPCEVTDVDPERLLAYRFAKGTLDTTITWRLTPEGRGTRLFLTHAGFDLDSPMGRKAIEGMGEGWPHVLDGLAALLDETA
- a CDS encoding ArsR/SmtB family transcription factor, which codes for MPTDVFGVLASPVRRRLLEALRTGPRSTGELAGLFELGRPAVSEHLAVLKAAGLVREEPRGRHRYYHLRAAGLEEVSDWLHPFEHYWKQRLDALADLLDEENHP
- a CDS encoding NAD-binding protein, translating into MIVCGDDVLAHRLSAELHEMYDARVTLLVPGPGDAPDRPVGRTGRAMALFGRVTAAVTRTAVPPAASAAGETPDVPPIRVVETAEIDDTALLDAGVERAAALALVFEDDERNIRAALTARRLNPRLRLVIRLYNRRLGQHLATLLDQAAAVAEPGLDPEKPDATTTVLSDADTAAPALAATAVAGSKKIIQAGGLLLHAVDRTPSAPGEVADPGLCTLALLSSTASDPAGCEGSERSGPQGPRLLPGDAEVAAATGRGIVALETVRYEGPAQTTGWLGGSGLPVGSLFSRRLRWSLAGVVAAVLALTVASTFTTGDHPLHAAYLILLDVFAIGDPAVDEPTSRQLLQILAGFVGLLLLPVVIAALLEAFGTLRSATTLRRPPRGLSGHVVLLGLGKVGTRVLARLRRMNIPVVCVEADPEARGLALARRLRVPIVLGDVTEEGVLEAARIHRARALLALTSVDITNLEAALHARSVSPGLRVALRLYDDDFATAVYRTLRTVHPGALTRSRSVSHLSAPAFAGAMMGRQVLGAIPVERRVLLFAALDVADHPLLQGRTPAEAFEPGAWRVIARGDAGVPLDRSRYAALPELPGDRALGPGDRVVVAATRRGLAALHGRRTRPRGGPVEEPVP
- a CDS encoding NUDIX domain-containing protein; protein product: MPDKRSAGLLLFRRTPDGGGPQVLIGHMGGPFWAARSEAAWSIPKGEYESDEAPEDAARREFAEELGLPAPDGAWLALGENRQRNGKLVTVWAVEADLDPERVVPGTFTMEWPRGSGVLTEFPEIDRVGWFGLTEAEPLLVAGQRVFLERLAAHLAGT